Proteins encoded in a region of the Pocillopora verrucosa isolate sample1 chromosome 11, ASM3666991v2, whole genome shotgun sequence genome:
- the LOC131787467 gene encoding E3 ubiquitin-protein ligase TRIM71-like — MPPSPAGIAVNNKGVIAVADLDGHCIQVFDETEKFVRKLGSPGHMDGQFDEPVDVTFFNDDEILVADECNHRIQQLNVQTGNFVKSFGKQGSGDGEFKIPTSVCISSDGCFMTTAEFRFLQWMVNLCLSLKTAAQKGWIIRSFSSVAWTNAL; from the coding sequence ATGCCTCCGAGTCCAGCAGGCATTGCAGTGAACAATAAAGGTGTTATTGCTGTGGCTGATTTGGATGGTCACTGTATCCAGGTATTTGATGAAACAGAAAAGTTTGTGCGAAAACTTGGTAGTCCTGGACACATGGATGGACAGTTTGACGAACCAGTCGACGTCACATTCTTCAACGATGACGAGATTCTGGTGGCAGATGAATGTAATCACCGAATACAGCAGTTGAACGtacagacagggaactttgtgaaaagctttggtAAACagggaagtggagatggagagtttaaGATACCTACAAGTGTTTGTATTTCAAGTGATGGGTGTTTTATGACAACAGCAGAATTTAGGTTtttacaatggatggtgaacctgtgtttaagtttgaAGACAGCGGCCCAGAAAGGCTGGATCATCCGCTCGTTTTCATCTGTTGCGTGGACAAATGCATTGTAA
- the LOC136284194 gene encoding uncharacterized protein, with protein MNASIAEQLQEGHLDDSHETKRTEIVSKLYLPMTVDLFDGVEMIDIVLEAREHDLGIPKAFSTAIFALACFSFIVLVSPWHMLETRVTEKGPKRRFRTSLYHNIVQIVCVHVPFLVFRPGVFFMSCKDESIFIAKNGIGIVLSILEIRNLIRDRHRVRPGDQRQQGDQGQQGDQGQQGDQGHQEDQEQQGDQGDQ; from the exons ATGAATGCAAGCATTGCAGAACAATTGCAGGAAG GCCATCTCGATGACTCACACGAAACGAAACGAACAGAGATTGTTTCCAAGTTGTATTTGCCCATGACCGTCGATCTGTTCGATGGAGTCGAGATGATAGATATCGTGTTAGAAGCAAGAGAGCACGACCTTGGAATACCCAAAGCATTCAGTACAGCAATTTTCGCGTTGGCTTGCTTCAGTTTTATCGTGTTGGTATCTCCCTGGCACATGTTGGAAACTAGAGTCACCGAAAAGGGACCGAAACGTCGTTTCCGTACCTCGTTGTACCATAATATTGTCCAAATAGTTTGCGTACATGTACCATTCTTGGTTTTTCGTCCAGGGGTGTTCTTTATGTCTTGCAAAGACGAGTCTATCTTCATTGCCAAGAATGGCATAGGAATAGTACTTTCCATTTTAGAAATTCGTAATCTAATTCGAGATCGACATCGGGTTAGACCAGGAGACCAAAGACAGCAAGGAGACCAAGGACAACAAGGAGACCAAGGACAACAAGGAGACCAAGGACACCAAGAAGACCAAGAACagcaaggagaccaaggagaccaatGA